The genomic segment CATTGCTCATAATTTTTAATATTCAATACAAATTTAATATTTATTGACTCGTCAATTGTTATTAGTCCATTAAATCGTTTTGGAGGAGAAAGTCCTAAAGTTTTCCAGTTAATTTCAGTATTTCCAATAATACTCCTTTGGTCAGTGGTGGTTTTAATTTCTGGCCGGATAACTTTTGTTATTTTTTTCCCGGCAATAATAACTTCTACAGGTGTTAATACATAATTTTTCAAATTCTTGTTAGGGAATCTTATTTCAATTTGAGGGTAAATATTGGCTCTAAGCATTTTTTGAAAGTCCGATTCTATCATTTCAAAATTTGCTTTAAAGTTCTCAAGGGGAACTTTTAAACTGAAAGCCTCCTCAAAAGGATCAAAATATAATACCCAATTCGATAATTCAGCCTTTAACCTAAACCCTGAAATATTTGTGTTACCACTTATAGATATGTAACCATCGCAAATTGTACCATGATTTAAAGGGGGTTGTGTATATGCTGAAAAGCAAGCAATGACAAAAAAGCAAAAAAAGATTAAAAGCCTATGCCGTAGTAAGTTAATAATATGTGATAGAGTATTCATAATTACTACGACATAGGCAGTTATTACCGTAAAGCTAATTAAAAGCTGACTGTAGCCTCAAACATTATCCCATTAAAACCGGCATCGGCACCATAAACTCCAGTAAACTCTTTGTAATTCTGTTTTACATACTCAAGTTTAACCAAAGTTGACTTTAGAATAGCCCAACCAGCACCAAGCTGTATTCTATCAACAGTTTGATCAACGCTTGCTGAATTGGCAGCATCCTTATTACCCTTTACCACATTGTAACGTGCACCTACAAAGAAATTTTCATCCTTACCAAACCGGTAAAGCAACTCTGCAGCAATTTGATTGAACTTAAATTCCTTAGCACTAGGATATAATCCCTTTGCATTCTCATAGGTACCAAAGAACTCAAAACCATAAACCCTACTAAACAGGTTTAGCATGTATGAGTTAGTTTTGGTAGCTGCACCAGGTGAGAAATATGTATTTAAATGATTTGATTTGATATCAGCAGCAGTAGCACCGTTTTTGGCAAGATTCATTACCAGGTAATACCTTGAACCTGCCCTATCGCCGCCGTAAAGCGTATTTCTGTGGTTGCTTTCAGGCATATGGTAACCCGAAAGAGTTAAGCGAGCTCTAATTTTCTCAGAAAAGTTCTTATCGTACCCGGCTTTCCAGTAAAATCCTAACTCCTTGTGTGCATCGTAGGCTGTAAAATTTCCCCCGGAATAAAGGGTTAAATCCTGACGAAGCTGGCCGGTTGAGGTAGCTGCCATTAGTAGTATCCCGTTGTTACGGTACATTACTTCAAGAGCTGGCGCTGTGGTAAATGCATCCATAATATAGTTTCCAACAAAGGGATTATTAATTACCTTACCATTGTCCGATCTACGGAAATGGGCATCCCCGTAGTTAATCTCCATGTCACCAACCCAAATTGTTAGCTTATCCATTACTTGATCAACAATTTCAGAGTGAAGAAATGGAAGCTCATCGAACATTAAGTAACCTCCCTTAACCCAAGCCTCATTATGGTGACGCGACGACAGGTAGGTTTGCAAGTTCAGCACAACCCCTTGAGCTAGCTCTACATCAAGGTTAAAGTTTGCTGTTGGTAGGTTAAAACCTGTCCCAAGAGGAATCAATAAACTATCGGCGTGATGCTTTATTGACTGGTACTGAAGGGCAAAATCACCACCTACTTTTACCTTGATTTTTTCAAAATCTTCGCCTTTTACTTGTGGCGACTCAAACTGGGCATAAGAATAGCTTAACCCAAAAAGTGCAAGAAGAGTAATTAATGTTCTTTTCATACTTGATTAATTTAGTTTGTTGTTGTTTTTATTGATTTGTAGAAAGTTCAAAGCTGAATCTAACTAACACATCCTTTCCGGTTTTTAATGCGCCAAACATGGCAGTGGGGGGGTCAACTCCATACTGAGTCATATCAATCCTATAATCGCCTTTAACCTCCAGCATATTGTTGCTTTTTACTACCCCAGCAATAGGTATTTCAACCTGTCGCTTTTTGCCTGCAATTTCAAGCATTCCCATAATTTTGCCCTTAAATGCACCCTTTTCAAGGGCTAGCTTTGACTGCGTGGCGATAAACTTTACAAAGGGAAACTGTTTGCCCTTTAATGCATCAAATGTCTTGCTATCCATTATGGAGTTATCGCTGGTTATGCTTTTTACTGGAATTGTTAATTCTATTGAGTGAATTACCAATTCATTGGCATTAATCTCAATTTGTTGAACCGATTGCACACTTTCCACTTTCATCTCCCAATCATGCAACGACGAAGTCCCTGCAATTTTTATGGAAGATTTATTCACACTCCACATTGTAATGTGAAGAGTCATACCTGCGGCTAAAACCGAGTAGAACAGCAGAACTAATATGGAAAACTTTTTGCTCATAGGTGTATTTTTTTAAACTACTTATACTATCATTTTAGTAGTTTAACGCAATTTTATGAAATAAGTTTTACTTTTTACCTCAAATTGATTTATATCAATCTAAAAGGGATGAATATGCAGCTTAGCCAATCAAAATTTTACCCTAACCATACACTTCACCTCGCTACGGGTATTCCCCATAATAAGGTCAGGGCCTGACCCTATAGTTGCCGAACCGGGGTAGTAGGTTTGAGCATATCGTAGCCAGAAATCAACACCCTTTGAGGGTGAGTATTTAAGCATCGCCATAATTCTGGTTCCGTTAGAGTAGTAGGCTGGAACCGTAAAGGAGTAAAGCAAATCGCTCTCGTACGAGTAAAGGCGGGTATTCCATGATTCTGTATCGAAAATGGCAAAGCGTAACCTGATGCTCAGCGGTGTTTTTTGCAGGTTAATGTTTATATCCTGAGCTAGCAGGTATCCATATTCACCACCGGAAAGGCTATCGGTTCTATAGTTCGAGATCTCCAGGGTTGACCTCAGGTTTACCAAAGGGTTTGGCTGATAGGTAAGTTGAGTACGGAAACCTTGTCGGGTTTGGGTTAGTGTTGATGCTATCGGAATATTATCACCAGTCATATTTTTCTCATCCTGCTTGTAACGGAAACGAAAACTTACCTGAAAATATGCATTTAGCGAGTGTTCCGAAAGGAAAAGAAAATCTCTCCCTGCCGAAGGCGAGTAAACCCCATAGCGCATCCATGGGAATTGGTAAAGGTCAATATAGCCCGATATTTTCCATCCTTTTGCGGCTAGCAATCTTAACCCCATCAGTAATCCCTTTTCATTGGTAGCACCTGAGCCCTCAGCAAGGGCAGCAGTGTAACGGGGGTTAAAGGTTGTGCTATAGTTCCTCCCTAAAACCGAAAGATGCACTCGGTTACTTAGCTTCAACTGCCCACCGGCAAGGACTGCCATTTTCTGCGAGAAAATATTGATAGCAATCTCACCAAAAAACAGATGCTGACGGTAGTAGTAATCGGCATTTATTCCCATAGCAAGTTTCTCGGTAGAGGCAGGCGTTAGGCTGTAAATGGGTTGACTGTTTAGGTTTTCACCATAAATTCTGCTGTAAACAGCAGTTGTGCCAAGCTTTAGCTTATTAAAGGTTAGGGTTATATTACTGCCGGTTACCAGTTCTGGAATATTTCGTCGGCTTGCAATTTCCGAAGCCGTTCGGTGGTAACCGGTTTCTGGCAACGATGAAAATGCCATTTCGTCAATGCTCATGGTGTCCGCAAGGCTGGCATCAATTTTTTGGTATGAAGTTAGTAGGCTAAAATCGATATTCTTGAGGTTTAAAGTGATGCCTGCACCCCTCAAAAAAAGCGATTCGTAAGCTGAGGAATGCGGCACAATCCC from the Tenuifilum sp. 4138str genome contains:
- a CDS encoding helix-hairpin-helix domain-containing protein, producing MKAKHLLLSLFVFVALVSNAQLVTDPQQVVADILEEMAANSDTEQDYSELVEDLLQLAESPLNLNAARKSDLQKLFFLTDFQIESLLSYRDSTGKILSVYELQLVQGFDLTDVERLAPFVVAGEVIKPLKSTDFTQGRHDIFTRFKTTLQTPVGYRSDYGGASSYLGSKHAIYTRYRYRANRLQLGVTAENDAGEPLLDGTFPSGFDYLAGYAMVSDVGKVKRLVVGDFRAEFGQGLTFWNSLTFGKSANVMGLHKRGRGIVPHSSAYESLFLRGAGITLNLKNIDFSLLTSYQKIDASLADTMSIDEMAFSSLPETGYHRTASEIASRRNIPELVTGSNITLTFNKLKLGTTAVYSRIYGENLNSQPIYSLTPASTEKLAMGINADYYYRQHLFFGEIAINIFSQKMAVLAGGQLKLSNRVHLSVLGRNYSTTFNPRYTAALAEGSGATNEKGLLMGLRLLAAKGWKISGYIDLYQFPWMRYGVYSPSAGRDFLFLSEHSLNAYFQVSFRFRYKQDEKNMTGDNIPIASTLTQTRQGFRTQLTYQPNPLVNLRSTLEISNYRTDSLSGGEYGYLLAQDININLQKTPLSIRLRFAIFDTESWNTRLYSYESDLLYSFTVPAYYSNGTRIMAMLKYSPSKGVDFWLRYAQTYYPGSATIGSGPDLIMGNTRSEVKCMVRVKF
- a CDS encoding YceI family protein; protein product: MSKKFSILVLLFYSVLAAGMTLHITMWSVNKSSIKIAGTSSLHDWEMKVESVQSVQQIEINANELVIHSIELTIPVKSITSDNSIMDSKTFDALKGKQFPFVKFIATQSKLALEKGAFKGKIMGMLEIAGKKRQVEIPIAGVVKSNNMLEVKGDYRIDMTQYGVDPPTAMFGALKTGKDVLVRFSFELSTNQ